A stretch of the Ornithodoros turicata isolate Travis chromosome 4, ASM3712646v1, whole genome shotgun sequence genome encodes the following:
- the LOC135392574 gene encoding uncharacterized protein LOC135392574, translating to MALTTGILALLLAAHCMLVPTHVADGATVCPGEPTTPPPTTPPPTCPPGASTSPPTMTTPPVTTPPPTMTTPPVTTPPPVTTPPPVTTPPPVTTPPPVTTPPPVTTPPPVTTPPPVTTPPPVTTPPPTCPGGSTTMPPTTMPPTTMPPTTMPPTTMPTTTTPAC from the exons ATGGCGTTGACAACAGGCATCCTGGCTCTGCTGCTTGCAGCGCACTGCATGTTGGTCCCCACGCATGTTGCTGATGGCGCAA CGGTATGCCCAGGAGAGCCTACCACACCACCTCCAACCACTCCGCCACCAACATGCCCACCAGGAGCTTCCACATCACCGCCAACCATGACCACACCTCCAGTCACGACCCCACCGCCAACCATGACCACACCTCCAGTCACGACCCCACCGCCGGTCACGACCCCACCGCCAGTCACGACCCCACCGCCGGTCACGACCCCACCGCCGGTCACGACCCCACCTCCAGTCACGACCCCACCGCCGGTCACGACCCCACCTCCGGTCACGACCCCACCTCCGGTCACGACCCCACCACCAACATGTCCCGGAGGATCTACCACAATGCCCCCAACCACAATGCCCCCAACCACAATGCCCCCAACCACTATGCCCCCAACCACTATGCCCACAACCACTACACCAGCATGCTAG
- the LOC135392576 gene encoding uncharacterized protein K02A2.6-like: MQEASRVDPSITAVGKFIEDNSRPCANLPASLLPFYRCRDELSSVDGLLLRGDRIVVPQAVTDRLLASAHDTHCGIVRTKQRLREYCWWPGMDSQVEKMVRSCSVCQACDKSAKTAQQTLHPVPFHEAPWSKLGLDIVGPFEQNPQPYRCALTLVDYHSKWPEVSFSSTVTARTVTTFLQHLFSREGYPYEVVTDNRPQFIAVAFEDFLRSCGIRHTLVSIYYPQANGQVERFNRALKDIVQIAANENKPLGTTGPEYLTCRHPMQLLEFHRRCFYTAAT, from the coding sequence ATGCAGGAAGCTTCACGCGTCGATCCTTCGATTACTGCTGTTGGCAAATTCATCGAAGACAACTCGCGGCCTTGCGCCAATTTACCGGCATCACTGCTTCCGTTTTACCGCTGTCGAGATGAGCTTTCCTCCGTGGACGGACTACTACTACGAGGAGATCGCATTGTCGTTCCTCAGGCTGTGACTGACCGGCTCTTGGCATCTGCTCATGACACCCATTGTGGTATTGTCCGCACGAAGCAGAGGTTGCGAGAATACTGCTGGTGGCCAGGCATGGATTCTCAGGTGGAAAAGATGGTACGATCATGCTCTGTCTGCCAGGCTTGCGATAAGTCCGCGAAGACAGCCCAACAAACTCTTCATCCAGTACCATTCCATGAAGCACCGTGGTCGAAGCTGGGATTAGACATCGTTGGACCGTTTGAGCAGAACCCACAGCCGTATCGCTGTGCACTTACTCTGGTGGATTATCACAGCAAATGGCCTGAAGTGTCTTTCTCATCCACCGTTACAGCGAGGACAGTAACTACGTTCTTGCAACATCTCTTTAGCCGTGAAGGATATCCGTACGAAGTTGTCACAGACAACAGGCCACAATTCATCGCAGTCGCATTTGAAGACTTTCTTCGCAGTTGTGGAATACGTCATACTCTGGTATCGATCTACTACCCACAAGCCAACGGCCAAGTTGAGCGTTTTAACCGCGCCCTCAAGGACATCGTGCAAATCGCCGCTAATGAAAACAAGCCGCTTGGGACCACCGGGCCGGAGTATCTGACATGTCGACAccccatgcaactactggaGTTTCACCGTCGGTGCTTCTACACGGCCGCAACCTAA
- the LOC135393509 gene encoding uncharacterized protein LOC135393509, translating into MALTTGILALLLAAQCILVPTHVADGATVCPGEPTTPPPTTPPPTCPPGPTTPPPVTTPPPMTTPPPVTTPPPVTTPPPVTTPPPVTTPPPVTTPPPVTTPPPVTTPPPATTPPPTCPPGPTTMPPTTMPPTTMPPTTTPAC; encoded by the exons ATGGCGTTGACAACAGGCATCCTGGCTCTGCTGCTTGCAGCGCAGTGCATCTTGGTCCCCACTCATGTTGCTGATGGCGCAA CGGTATGCCCAGGAGAGCCTACCACACCACCTCCAACCACTCCACCACCAACATGCCCACCAGGACCTACCACACCACCGCCAGTCACGACCCCACCGCCGATGACGACCCCACCGCCGGTCACGACCCCACCGCCGGTCACGACCCCACCGCCAGTCACGACCCCACCTCCAGTTACGACCCCACCTCCGGTCACGACCCCACCTCCGGTCACGACCCCACCTCCGGTCACGACCCCACCGCCAGCCACGACCCCACCACCAACATGTCCCCCAGGACCTACCACAATGCCCCCAACCACAATGCCCCCAACCACTATGCCCCCAACCACAACACCAGCATGCTAG